The genomic region AAGTTTTTATTTGTGGGTACATTTTTTACTGGTATTTGGAAGCCTATCTTTCTATACCATATCATATAAAAAGGCTTGTATTCATAAACCCTATTTTTTTGTAAAAATATTTTAGTCGGGTTTTTAAATTATTAATACAAAAACCTATTACAAAAATTTATCTATTGTTTTTATTTCTTATATTTGACAATTATTATTTTTGTTCACTATATATAAGAGTCTTTATGAAATACATTTATTTTATTCTATTGGGTTGGTTCTGTATAGATCTGCATATTTATGCTCAATCTGTATCCGAACATAATTTTATAAAAGCACAAAAAGAGGAGTTTCCGGTCGGGTTGAAAGATTACTTTGAAACCGCTTCGGTGTATCGGTTGGATATTAGCGATTTTTTGGAAGCCTTAAAAAAGAACAGGACAGATGTTTTTTCTCTAAGTTTTGAAGAAACACCCAATATTCGTTTTTACCCTGTTTACAAAAACATAACAAACGAACGTACTGTTGTACGATTGTCCACCGATAACGGCATTATTGAAGATGCTCCCACCCACCCTGTTTGTATAGCCGGAGACTTGAGTGATAATAGTGGCTCTTATACCTTAACAGTGAATGAGAATTTTTTAGCCGGAAAAATAAAGCAGAAGGATAAGGTTTTTTACATAGAACCACTTTGGCATTATTTGAAAGAAGCAGATAACAACTTATATGTAATGTATGAACCACAATATAGTGTATCAAAGGAAACGATACATTGTGCGGTGGAAGCTCAACAACAGCGTCAGCAATATTTTATAGAAAAACAACAAATGATGCCTTCCGGCTGCAAAGTGGTGGATATTGCTCTTGCCAGTGATTATGGGTTTTATCAACAACACCAAGGTTCGCCGGCAAGTAGCACCAATGTTCAAAACTGGTTGGTGGCGATGATTAATTTGGTGGAAACGGACTATGATACAGATTTTACTTATACACTGGAATTTAATATTGTAGAATATTTTTTGGAAACCACCGCTACTTCGGCGTGGACAACGAGTACAGAAGTAGCTGTTCTGTTATATGGCAACGGCAGCTACCCTTTTCCGACTAATAGTTTCGCGGGGTGGGCACCTACCGGATTTACACAAACAAATGATTTGGGACAATTGTGGACTTCCCGTAATCTGACCTCCTCCGGCTCTACCGGTGTCACAGGTTTTGCTTTCAGTGCCCCGGGAGTATGTAGCAACTTCAAATACAGCGTCATAGAAGATATGCCCTATACCATATCGGCGACACTTAATGCTGCACGTCACAACACCTCGCACGAAATTGGACATAACTTTACCGCCCAACACGATGGAAGTTCAGGATTTATTATGTCAGCATCTTTTAATATTGCCTCGCCCTCCACTACCTGGTCTTCTACATCTGTATCTGCTATTAATACAAAACTCGCAGCTGTAACTTGCCTGACTACTTGTGTTTCAGACACAGATGGTGATGGTGTTGCAGATACCAACGACAACTGCCCCTCTTTATCCAATACCAACCAAACCGACAGTGATAATGACGGAATAGGTGATGTGTGCGATAACTGCCCCTCTTTATCTAATACCAACCAAACCGACAGTGATAATGACGGAATAGGCAATGTCTGCGACAACTGCCCCTCTTTATCTAATACCAACCAAACCGATAGCGATAATGACGGAATAGGTGATGTCTGCGACAACTGCCCCTCTTTATCCAATACCAACCAAACCGACAGCGATAATGACGGAATAGGTGATGTGTGTGATAACTGCCCCTCTTTATCCAATACCAACCAAACCGACAGCGATAATGACGGAATAGGCAATGTCTGCGATAACTGCCCCTCTTTATCCAATACCAACCAAACCGACAGTGATAATGACGGAATAGGTGATGTCTGCGATAACTGCCCCTCTTTATCCAATACCAACCAAACCGACAGTGATAATGACGGAATAGGTGATGTGTGCGACACAGGTACTTGTATAAACGACACAACCCTTACTACTACAATAGCTAGTAACGATATTGTATTTATTGAAGCAATAGGTACGATTTCTTGCAACAGTAAAATTCATACAGGAGCTACATTGAGCCTTCTGAGTGAGAATCTTACTTTTCTTACAGATGGTTTTTGGGCACAATCAGGGAGTGACGTATTAGTCGGTTATCAAGTCTGCAGCAGCAATAAAAATACAGAAATGCCGGAGCTTGCAGCTACGGATATTATGTTTCCAAGCGTATATACCAATAATAAATATTTAATTTTCAATGAGTTAAACACCGATGAACTGTATGAATTATGGATATATGACACCATGAAACGACCTTTACTATACGAAAAAATCATTCCCTATACAACACAGCAATCAATATTGCTTCCCTCAATTCAAAGTACTCAAATTATATGGATTGTATTAAAAAACAGACAAAACGTATTAAAATATTACTCTATTTTAATTCCTTGAGAATAAATTAAAACAATTAATAAAAAAAATTTTTTAAATAATTATTTTTTTATTCTCAGGCACATTTAATTATAGTTATATTACAATATGTATAAAAACACAAATTACTCCAATAAATAAATAAAAAAATCACAATTAAATCCGACTAACAATACTTTAATATAAAAAATAATATCTGTTTTTAT from Sphingobacteriales bacterium harbors:
- a CDS encoding thrombospondin type 3 repeat-containing protein is translated as MPYTISATLNAARHNTSHEIGHNFTAQHDGSSGFIMSASFNIASPSTTWSSTSVSAINTKLAAVTCLTTCVSDTDGDGVADTNDNCPSLSNTNQTDSDNDGIGDVCDNCPSLSNTNQTDSDNDGIGNVCDNCPSLSNTNQTDSDNDGIGDVCDNCPSLSNTNQTDSDNDGIGDVCDNCPSLSNTNQTDSDNDGIGNVCDNCPSLSNTNQTDSDNDGIGDVCDNCPSLSNTNQTDSDNDGIGDVCDTGTCINDTTLTTTIASNDIVFIEAIGTISCNSKIHTGATLSLLSENLTFLTDGFWAQSGSDVLVGYQVCSSNKNTEMPELAATDIMFPSVYTNNKYLIFNELNTDELYELWIYDTMKRPLLYEKIIPYTTQQSILLPSIQSTQIIWIVLKNRQNVLKYYSILIP